A single region of the Acidithiobacillus acidisediminis genome encodes:
- a CDS encoding DUF4942 domain-containing protein, whose amino-acid sequence MENLQFYPTPENLARTAWSLFQDRDFLLVLEPSAGNGDLLDAKPYDLRNDRIHAAEIDLRRHAALREKGTVVGVDFLEMGGLSMYSHIIMNPPFRNGAEHVLYAWDGLLSGEIVAILNAETIRNPFSEKRERLVKLVEKNGSVRYEKSAFLDPDTQRKTDVEVALVWLKKTPEAGCFSTDFLDGLKKDAGPEAVDFEIGGKIALRGETIKNLVIAFQEAWQAELATVGPRMRADYFRGMLGLKLADLVSNAEKKESPNIRVQTGFSGKTSMQKHLAETYEGLKERAWTAVLMATETEKYLTRKAVDRIRAEFSHISKLEFSLPNIYGFLQGLAESQGDIHLDICLDLFDRITRQGTENVAFYRPWKSNAKHRVGMRIRNKRFILGGFSLEGWRRGLGWSEMQSLKDLDRAFAILDGKTEPEISLESVFEEGTSSFQNLRDGERVSCSYMDVRFYPGIGTIHFFPTRPDLIDRLNLLVGRARSWIPGGENEGFWAQYADAEKISDKAMKRVSLARWEGKESKEEKISEALESTQKELGYHMDWNASIDHAEGAQSSLLLEHVA is encoded by the coding sequence ATGGAAAATCTGCAATTTTACCCAACACCAGAAAATCTTGCCCGTACTGCATGGTCCTTGTTCCAAGACCGGGATTTCCTTCTGGTTCTTGAGCCGTCGGCGGGCAACGGCGACCTGCTGGATGCGAAGCCCTACGACTTGCGGAATGATCGTATCCATGCTGCAGAAATCGATTTGAGACGACATGCCGCTTTGCGAGAGAAGGGGACCGTGGTTGGTGTGGATTTTCTGGAAATGGGCGGGCTCAGTATGTATTCGCACATTATTATGAATCCCCCATTCCGGAATGGAGCGGAGCACGTTCTGTATGCATGGGACGGGCTGCTGTCTGGCGAGATCGTCGCCATTCTCAATGCTGAGACGATCCGCAACCCGTTCAGCGAGAAACGCGAACGGCTGGTGAAGCTGGTCGAGAAGAACGGGTCTGTGCGATACGAGAAATCGGCCTTTCTGGACCCAGATACACAGCGCAAAACCGATGTGGAAGTGGCCCTTGTTTGGCTCAAGAAAACGCCAGAGGCTGGCTGCTTCAGCACCGATTTTCTGGATGGACTCAAAAAAGATGCGGGGCCGGAGGCCGTGGACTTTGAGATTGGCGGGAAAATCGCCCTGCGCGGAGAAACTATCAAAAACCTGGTGATCGCCTTCCAGGAGGCTTGGCAGGCTGAATTGGCTACAGTGGGCCCACGGATGCGGGCGGATTACTTCCGCGGGATGCTGGGACTCAAGCTTGCCGATCTGGTGAGCAACGCGGAGAAAAAGGAAAGCCCCAATATTCGCGTGCAGACTGGATTTTCTGGCAAGACATCAATGCAGAAGCACCTTGCAGAAACGTACGAAGGCCTGAAAGAGCGGGCTTGGACGGCGGTTCTTATGGCAACAGAGACAGAGAAGTATCTGACGCGCAAGGCGGTCGATCGAATCCGTGCGGAGTTTTCCCATATCTCGAAGCTGGAGTTCAGTTTGCCTAACATCTATGGATTCCTGCAGGGATTGGCCGAGTCGCAAGGCGATATCCACCTGGACATCTGCCTGGACCTGTTCGACCGGATCACGCGACAGGGAACGGAGAACGTCGCCTTTTATCGCCCCTGGAAGTCCAACGCCAAGCACCGGGTAGGCATGCGGATTCGCAACAAGCGTTTCATCCTTGGTGGATTCTCTCTGGAGGGGTGGAGGCGTGGCCTTGGTTGGAGCGAAATGCAGAGTCTGAAAGATCTGGATCGTGCCTTTGCTATTCTCGACGGAAAAACGGAACCGGAAATTTCTCTGGAATCGGTATTCGAAGAGGGGACGAGCAGCTTTCAAAACCTGCGCGACGGAGAGAGAGTTTCCTGTTCGTACATGGATGTACGGTTTTACCCAGGAATCGGTACGATCCATTTCTTCCCAACGCGCCCTGACCTCATTGACCGGCTGAATCTGTTGGTTGGCCGTGCCCGGTCCTGGATTCCGGGGGGCGAGAACGAAGGCTTCTGGGCACAGTATGCGGATGCGGAGAAGATCTCCGACAAGGCCATGAAGCGGGTATCTCTTGCTCGATGGGAGGGCAAGGAAAGCAAAGAAGAAAAAATTTCCGAAGCACTGGAAAGCACGCAAAAAGAGCTTGGCTACCACATGGATTGGAATGCCTCTATTGATCATGCTGAAGGTGCGCAATCCAGTCTTTTATTGGAGCATGTTGCGTAG
- a CDS encoding uracil-DNA glycosylase produces the protein MISDCTRCPSLCASRTQVVMPDLPDFGRSCRLLVIGEAPGADEDAQGKGFVGRAGRTLHRLLEEYGLRRGYDYGCANIVRCRPEGNRKPTNQEIANCLPYLAGTIANARPEVVLTVGATAIAALTGIAKLESNIGTLDANGHDPQKAACLYREDLRAAWPRGARLYAMPHTSPLAWNRNAPDGRKWSAIGEEVVRKAASFLRAKPTIPG, from the coding sequence ATGATTAGCGACTGCACTCGTTGCCCGTCCCTTTGTGCTTCTCGCACCCAAGTGGTCATGCCGGACCTGCCAGATTTTGGTCGTTCCTGTCGCCTGCTGGTCATTGGCGAGGCGCCAGGGGCCGATGAGGACGCTCAGGGCAAGGGCTTTGTAGGCAGGGCAGGGCGGACCCTACATCGCCTGCTGGAAGAATACGGCTTGCGACGCGGCTATGACTATGGGTGCGCCAATATCGTGCGCTGTCGGCCAGAGGGGAATCGGAAGCCGACGAATCAGGAAATCGCGAATTGCCTGCCCTATCTGGCAGGGACGATTGCCAATGCAAGGCCAGAAGTGGTGCTGACCGTCGGGGCTACAGCCATTGCTGCCCTGACGGGAATTGCGAAACTGGAGAGCAACATTGGGACACTGGATGCCAATGGCCACGACCCCCAAAAAGCCGCATGCCTGTACCGGGAAGATTTGCGGGCGGCTTGGCCTCGTGGGGCACGGCTCTACGCCATGCCCCACACAAGCCCACTGGCGTGGAACCGCAATGCTCCAGATGGCCGCAAATGGAGCGCAATCGGAGAGGAAGTGGTACGGAAAGCCGCGAGTTTCCTGCGGGCAAAACCAACGATCCCCGGCTGA
- a CDS encoding UvrD-helicase domain-containing protein, with translation MFALTQEQRKAVAMAKKMQSFKVSALAGTGKTTTLAAIAQELGQKRGLYLSFNKAIATEAQRKFEGSACQARTFHSLAFAGFGRKYGARLNKRLNASYLRSRFGVTGDYSYAIGEVALGTLSRFLRTSDAQITKEHVAWNDACKAIFAERRELEAIFASCGENQSLKTEINQKLAENEQNCKTCYKIRDQAIELAKRALGEMLNPKSDFPVTHDLYLREFVLSSPKLNAAGFRYDYILFDEAQDADGLMLLLTTAQKIPVFYVGDAFQQIYEWRGAKNAMQSLDLPETPLTMSFRFGQAVADDANQVLQSLGAKYFLEGRPDRTSKVFTGKSTEASRATIVRTNAEAIDRAMSGLSDKQRVGVSGKAGIRAFLRDYQKLVDGEPSGQFALFKSEDELREHAGSSEGNDIKMLLKLVDDYGVDGLQSVMDSSVDLDGDKDAWKSCDRIVITAHKSKGMEFDSVCLSDGLFNKKRLESDEEKRLLYVAKTRAIHTLRQPTDYAGLRV, from the coding sequence ATGTTTGCCCTTACTCAAGAACAGCGCAAGGCGGTTGCCATGGCCAAGAAAATGCAGAGCTTCAAGGTCTCTGCCCTGGCCGGGACCGGCAAAACCACCACTCTCGCCGCGATTGCGCAGGAACTCGGGCAAAAGCGGGGGCTTTACCTGTCTTTCAACAAGGCAATCGCCACAGAGGCACAAAGGAAGTTCGAGGGTTCTGCATGCCAGGCACGGACGTTTCACTCGCTGGCTTTTGCGGGGTTTGGACGCAAATACGGCGCCCGACTGAACAAGCGCCTGAATGCTTCCTACCTTCGCTCCAGATTCGGGGTCACCGGAGATTACAGCTACGCCATAGGGGAAGTGGCATTAGGCACTCTCTCCAGGTTTCTGCGCACCTCGGATGCACAGATTACGAAGGAACACGTGGCATGGAATGATGCCTGCAAGGCCATTTTCGCTGAGCGTCGGGAATTGGAGGCAATCTTTGCCTCTTGTGGTGAGAACCAGAGCCTCAAAACCGAGATCAACCAGAAGCTGGCAGAGAACGAGCAAAACTGCAAAACCTGCTACAAGATTCGCGATCAGGCTATAGAACTTGCCAAGCGGGCATTGGGGGAAATGCTCAATCCTAAAAGTGATTTCCCCGTGACGCATGACCTCTATCTTCGGGAATTCGTGCTTTCGTCCCCAAAACTTAACGCTGCTGGCTTTCGCTACGACTACATCCTGTTTGATGAGGCGCAAGATGCTGACGGACTGATGTTGCTATTGACGACGGCACAGAAGATCCCGGTTTTTTATGTGGGTGATGCATTCCAGCAGATCTACGAGTGGCGCGGGGCGAAGAACGCCATGCAGTCTCTCGATCTACCGGAGACGCCTTTGACCATGAGCTTCCGCTTTGGGCAGGCGGTGGCCGACGACGCAAACCAGGTGTTGCAGAGCTTGGGGGCAAAATACTTTCTGGAGGGACGCCCGGACAGAACATCAAAAGTGTTCACTGGCAAATCTACTGAGGCTTCGCGTGCCACCATTGTGCGCACCAATGCCGAGGCCATCGACCGAGCCATGAGTGGATTGTCTGACAAGCAGCGGGTTGGTGTTAGTGGGAAAGCCGGAATCCGCGCTTTCCTCCGAGATTATCAGAAACTGGTGGATGGTGAGCCATCAGGGCAATTCGCGCTTTTCAAGTCAGAGGATGAGTTACGAGAACACGCGGGGTCAAGTGAAGGAAACGATATCAAGATGTTGTTGAAGCTGGTCGACGACTATGGCGTTGACGGGCTGCAGTCCGTCATGGATTCCTCTGTGGATCTGGATGGCGACAAGGATGCATGGAAGTCCTGTGATCGTATTGTCATTACGGCTCACAAAAGCAAGGGGATGGAGTTCGATTCCGTCTGTCTTTCTGATGGCCTTTTCAACAAGAAAAGGCTTGAGAGTGATGAGGAAAAGCGATTGCTATATGTCGCCAAGACTCGTGCAATCCATACGCTTAGGCAGCCGACGGATTATGCAGGGTTGAGGGTTTGA
- a CDS encoding HEPN domain-containing protein encodes MKSLSNELMSKADVAFKSAITLYNAEDYNGSVNRAYYAMLDAAKAALIHQRVQGAENIRSHSGLISEFSRHFVKTGKVGVEMSKILTRAESARLVADYSYDSLDKVGAHEHIASAGRFISEIKRKIIKNIEIE; translated from the coding sequence ATGAAAAGTTTATCTAATGAGCTTATGTCCAAAGCTGATGTAGCATTCAAGTCTGCTATAACTCTGTATAATGCCGAAGACTATAATGGTTCGGTAAATCGTGCGTACTATGCAATGCTAGACGCTGCAAAAGCTGCTTTGATTCATCAGAGAGTGCAGGGAGCGGAAAATATTAGGTCTCATAGTGGTTTGATCTCTGAGTTTTCCAGGCACTTTGTAAAGACTGGGAAAGTTGGCGTTGAAATGAGTAAAATCCTGACCAGGGCTGAAAGTGCAAGATTGGTTGCCGACTACAGCTATGACTCTTTGGACAAAGTAGGCGCGCATGAGCACATTGCAAGTGCAGGCCGGTTTATCTCTGAGATCAAGAGGAAGATCATCAAAAATATTGAAATTGAATGA
- a CDS encoding nucleotidyltransferase domain-containing protein — MELKKSRQDIPPDLLQSLQRFIDGAMGVVSFEKAILFGSRARGDARSDSDVDVALVSNIPQSQVYALSMRLADLSAEVLLETGYVITTVLVPVEYWDHPDKYTNQELLDNIKREGIQL; from the coding sequence ATGGAACTGAAAAAATCAAGGCAGGATATTCCACCGGATCTTTTGCAATCGCTCCAAAGATTTATCGATGGAGCGATGGGTGTGGTATCTTTTGAAAAGGCCATTCTTTTTGGCAGTCGTGCTCGTGGTGACGCACGGAGCGATAGCGACGTTGATGTTGCTTTGGTTTCCAACATTCCGCAGAGCCAAGTGTATGCGTTGAGTATGCGTCTCGCAGATCTTTCTGCAGAAGTCTTGTTAGAAACTGGTTACGTAATTACAACGGTTTTGGTTCCAGTAGAGTATTGGGATCATCCAGACAAATATACAAATCAAGAACTTTTGGATAACATTAAAAGAGAGGGTATCCAATTATGA
- a CDS encoding phospholipase D-like domain-containing protein has product MPMYIEPQAGPAPIIQVIQQARREVSLEVYYLSDKPILRALQSAHARGVDVRVIIEGKPYGMKPWQVRREERAIQATGATLKLAPYRFTSHGDHYAFMHAKYVCNGHECEVGTANFDWSAFHKNREYLYVTSNRAVVQAANAVFNADWNNRRAPAYAHRVLVVSPGSSAGQLLQVINQPGPISVESEELGPYRPILDALAAKGKDLRLILPASINSADQRDVDFLKAHGCQVRLLPKSPIYMHAKMIVGRSLAFIGSENFTQTSLEQNREMGLLLNGSDIGNLQAQFNQDWKMAGGGVGGLVAKAKGWFSRF; this is encoded by the coding sequence ATGCCAATGTACATTGAACCACAAGCCGGTCCTGCGCCGATCATCCAGGTGATCCAGCAGGCGCGGCGGGAAGTGAGTCTGGAAGTCTACTACCTGTCCGACAAACCGATCCTTCGGGCCTTGCAGTCTGCTCACGCGCGGGGCGTGGACGTGCGCGTCATCATAGAGGGTAAACCTTATGGCATGAAACCCTGGCAGGTACGGCGCGAGGAGCGGGCCATCCAGGCCACGGGAGCCACTCTCAAATTGGCCCCGTACCGTTTCACCAGCCATGGTGACCATTACGCCTTCATGCACGCAAAGTACGTCTGCAACGGGCATGAATGCGAGGTTGGCACCGCCAACTTCGATTGGTCCGCATTCCACAAGAACCGGGAGTATCTCTATGTCACGAGCAACCGCGCCGTGGTGCAGGCGGCGAACGCTGTTTTCAATGCCGACTGGAACAACCGCAGGGCGCCAGCCTATGCGCATCGAGTTCTCGTCGTTTCTCCCGGGAGTTCAGCCGGACAGTTATTGCAGGTCATCAATCAGCCAGGACCGATCAGTGTTGAGTCGGAAGAGCTTGGCCCCTACCGCCCGATCCTTGATGCCCTGGCGGCGAAGGGCAAGGATCTTCGGCTGATACTGCCGGCCAGCATCAATAGCGCGGATCAACGCGATGTGGACTTTCTCAAGGCGCATGGGTGTCAGGTTCGCCTGCTGCCCAAGAGCCCCATCTACATGCACGCCAAGATGATCGTGGGACGTTCCTTGGCTTTCATTGGTTCCGAGAACTTCACCCAGACCAGTCTGGAGCAGAACCGGGAGATGGGCCTGCTGCTGAACGGGAGCGACATCGGGAATCTGCAAGCGCAGTTCAATCAGGACTGGAAGATGGCTGGTGGTGGCGTTGGTGGCTTGGTAGCCAAGGCCAAGGGCTGGTTTTCGCGGTTCTAA
- a CDS encoding hydrogen peroxide-inducible genes activator, whose protein sequence is MTLQELKYLVALADHGHFGRAAAACFITPSTLSTQIKKLEDFLGVTLFDRSLKHVALTPIGREILPIARHVVAQAEDIRKRCKQAHGPVIQTLRLGVIPTLAPYYLPHALNVVHGQCPNLRLLLREELTSQILENLTTGKLDAGLLATPVTDEQLQVVSLFQESFYVALPAGHRLGARNTLTVLDILNENILLLDEGHCLRDQLLEICGRYSSEREEVRATSLETLRQMVCTGIGLTLLPALAVPDQSGARCNSLEIRPFTKPGPGRTISLVWRRRAPTSEIFDQLAAILQANLPQGVEVI, encoded by the coding sequence ATGACACTGCAGGAACTGAAATACCTGGTCGCACTGGCGGATCACGGGCATTTTGGCCGGGCTGCTGCGGCCTGTTTCATCACCCCGTCTACGCTGTCCACCCAGATCAAGAAACTGGAGGACTTTCTCGGGGTGACACTGTTTGATCGCAGCCTGAAACACGTGGCGCTTACCCCCATCGGGCGCGAAATCCTCCCTATCGCACGCCATGTTGTTGCCCAGGCTGAGGATATCCGTAAGCGCTGCAAGCAGGCACACGGCCCGGTGATTCAAACGCTGCGATTGGGGGTCATCCCGACTCTTGCTCCCTACTATCTGCCCCATGCCCTGAACGTGGTCCATGGGCAGTGTCCCAACCTGCGTCTTCTCTTGCGCGAAGAATTGACCTCCCAGATTCTTGAAAATCTCACCACGGGCAAGCTTGATGCCGGTCTGCTGGCGACCCCGGTAACGGATGAACAGTTGCAAGTAGTGTCACTTTTCCAGGAATCATTCTATGTGGCACTGCCAGCTGGGCACCGGCTCGGGGCACGCAATACCCTGACTGTCCTTGACATCCTCAACGAGAACATACTGTTGCTCGACGAAGGCCACTGCCTGCGCGATCAACTGCTGGAGATCTGCGGCAGGTACTCGAGCGAGCGGGAAGAGGTGCGTGCGACCAGTTTGGAGACGTTGCGCCAAATGGTGTGCACTGGCATCGGCCTAACGTTGCTGCCAGCACTGGCCGTTCCAGATCAGTCTGGTGCTCGCTGCAATAGTCTGGAAATCCGGCCATTCACCAAGCCCGGGCCGGGAAGGACCATTTCCCTGGTCTGGCGCAGACGTGCCCCGACATCTGAAATCTTCGACCAACTTGCCGCGATTCTCCAAGCGAATTTACCGCAGGGAGTGGAAGTGATCTGA
- the katG gene encoding catalase/peroxidase HPI: MSESQCPFHVTSASGDAPSNHDWWPNQLNLKILSQFSSRSNPMGEDFDYVKEFASLDYAALKKDLMALMTDSQDWWPADYGNYGPLFIRMAWHGAGTYRVGDGRGGAGGGQQRFSPLNSWPDNVLLDRARRLLWPIKQKYGRKISWADLMVLTGNVAMENMGFKTFGFGGGRADQWEPDESVNWGPETTWLDDQRHGTDPAKFDNPLAAVQMGLIYVNPEGPGGKPDPIVSAQLVRETFARMAMNDYETVALTAGGHTFGKCHGNGPVSHVGPAPEAAPIEAQGLGWISTYKSGKGGDAIGSGLEGSWTPTPTQWDMSYFDVLFGSEWEQTVSPAGAHQWTPKVNTDRNMAPAAADPTRKVPIMMTDADMGIRYDPEYAKIARHFQQNPEEFADAFARAWFKLTHRDMGPKTRYHGPEVPKEDLIWQDPIPAVNHPLVDTRDVANLKAQILASGLSVSELVYTAWSSAATFRGSDKRGGANGARIRLAPQKDWEVNQPAQLSKVLATLVALQADFHGSADSGKKISLADLIVLAGCAGVEEAARRAGHAVTVPFTPGRMDASQEQTDVASFAVLQPVADGFRNYRSHRHPEVPTEALLVDKAELLTLTAPEMTVLLGGLRAMNANYGASQHGVFTTRPGTLSNDFFVNLLDMGNEWKPMTNDPNLFELRDRKTGQVKWTATRADLIFGSNSQLRALAEVYGSTDAQEKFVQDFVAAWVKVMNLDRFDLA; the protein is encoded by the coding sequence ATGTCCGAGAGTCAATGCCCCTTTCACGTCACCAGCGCCAGTGGTGATGCCCCGAGTAACCATGACTGGTGGCCGAATCAACTGAATCTCAAAATTCTGTCCCAGTTTTCGTCCAGGTCCAACCCCATGGGCGAAGACTTCGACTACGTGAAGGAATTTGCGTCCTTGGATTATGCCGCGCTAAAGAAGGATCTCATGGCGCTGATGACTGACTCGCAGGACTGGTGGCCCGCAGACTACGGAAATTACGGACCGCTGTTCATCCGCATGGCCTGGCATGGCGCTGGTACCTATCGCGTTGGCGATGGCCGTGGCGGTGCCGGCGGCGGCCAACAACGCTTCTCACCCCTGAACAGTTGGCCGGATAACGTGCTGCTGGATCGGGCACGGCGTTTGTTGTGGCCGATCAAACAGAAGTATGGACGCAAGATCTCTTGGGCTGACCTCATGGTGCTGACGGGCAACGTCGCAATGGAAAACATGGGGTTCAAGACCTTCGGATTTGGTGGCGGACGTGCCGACCAATGGGAACCGGACGAGTCGGTGAACTGGGGGCCAGAAACCACCTGGCTGGATGACCAACGCCATGGCACGGATCCTGCCAAGTTCGACAACCCCCTGGCGGCGGTGCAGATGGGGCTCATCTATGTGAATCCGGAAGGTCCCGGTGGCAAGCCTGACCCGATCGTTTCTGCACAATTGGTGCGGGAAACCTTCGCCCGCATGGCCATGAACGACTATGAGACCGTGGCCCTGACGGCTGGTGGCCATACCTTCGGTAAGTGCCACGGCAATGGACCGGTGTCCCATGTCGGCCCAGCCCCCGAGGCAGCACCGATCGAGGCACAGGGCCTGGGGTGGATCAGTACCTACAAGAGTGGCAAGGGCGGCGATGCCATTGGCAGCGGCCTCGAGGGTTCCTGGACGCCTACCCCCACGCAATGGGACATGAGCTATTTCGACGTTTTGTTCGGCAGTGAATGGGAACAGACCGTATCCCCGGCAGGTGCGCACCAATGGACACCCAAGGTGAATACGGATCGGAATATGGCACCCGCCGCCGCGGATCCGACGCGGAAAGTGCCGATCATGATGACCGATGCCGACATGGGCATCCGCTATGATCCCGAGTATGCGAAGATCGCCCGACACTTCCAGCAGAATCCCGAGGAATTTGCCGATGCCTTCGCGCGCGCTTGGTTTAAACTCACCCATCGCGACATGGGACCAAAGACGCGCTACCACGGTCCGGAGGTACCTAAGGAAGACCTCATCTGGCAAGATCCGATCCCGGCAGTGAATCATCCCCTCGTCGACACGAGAGATGTCGCCAATCTCAAGGCACAGATCTTGGCGAGTGGGCTGTCAGTATCTGAACTGGTGTACACGGCCTGGTCGTCCGCCGCAACATTCCGCGGCTCGGACAAGCGGGGCGGTGCCAATGGCGCCCGTATTCGTCTGGCCCCGCAAAAGGACTGGGAGGTCAACCAACCGGCACAGTTGAGCAAGGTCTTGGCCACGCTGGTCGCGCTGCAAGCGGACTTCCATGGCTCAGCGGACTCTGGCAAAAAGATCTCCCTTGCCGATCTGATCGTGCTCGCGGGCTGTGCGGGCGTGGAGGAAGCGGCGAGGAGGGCTGGTCACGCAGTGACCGTACCCTTTACTCCAGGTCGTATGGATGCCTCGCAGGAGCAGACGGACGTCGCCTCCTTTGCGGTGCTGCAACCGGTGGCCGACGGCTTCCGCAACTACCGTAGCCATCGGCACCCAGAAGTACCTACCGAGGCGCTGTTGGTGGATAAGGCGGAACTGCTGACCCTTACCGCACCGGAGATGACGGTATTGCTTGGTGGCCTGCGCGCCATGAATGCCAACTATGGAGCGTCGCAACATGGGGTATTTACTACCCGTCCGGGCACCCTTAGTAACGACTTCTTCGTCAATCTGCTCGACATGGGCAACGAATGGAAACCGATGACGAATGATCCGAACCTGTTCGAACTGCGGGATCGTAAGACGGGTCAGGTCAAATGGACCGCGACTCGGGCGGATCTCATCTTTGGCTCCAATTCCCAGCTGCGCGCTTTAGCAGAGGTGTATGGGAGTACAGATGCCCAGGAGAAGTTTGTGCAGGATTTTGTGGCGGCATGGGTAAAGGTCATGAATTTGGATCGTTTCGATCTGGCCTGA
- a CDS encoding EcsC family protein: MAQIQRILTTEDEAELRAARRILDNPGLAARLMDMLGTPIELGLKRLPSQWHEKLGRLTEQALQKAADAALFSLDDAPFRKASTRWHKAAVATSGGVGGLFGLSALAIELPISTTIMLRSIIDIARSQGESISSANTRAACLEVFAMGSPHSREDDRAEAGYYATRFALSGFIAEASKTVTGSGGAVSSAALALLLRKVAERFGVAVTDKAMAQMIPAAGAIGGATINTIFITHFQDMATGHFVIRKLERKYGESLIAEAYRALT, encoded by the coding sequence ATGGCACAGATTCAACGAATCCTGACCACAGAGGATGAAGCCGAGCTCCGGGCGGCGCGGCGGATTCTGGATAATCCGGGACTGGCGGCGCGCCTGATGGATATGCTGGGCACGCCGATTGAGCTGGGGTTGAAACGTCTTCCCAGTCAATGGCATGAGAAGCTCGGTCGCCTGACCGAGCAAGCCCTGCAGAAGGCTGCGGATGCGGCTCTGTTCTCTCTTGACGACGCGCCCTTTCGTAAAGCATCAACACGTTGGCACAAGGCCGCCGTAGCGACTTCGGGTGGTGTTGGTGGGCTCTTTGGCCTGTCTGCCCTGGCCATCGAGTTACCCATCTCCACTACCATCATGTTGCGCTCCATCATCGACATCGCCCGCAGCCAAGGGGAATCGATCAGCAGCGCCAACACGCGGGCTGCATGCCTGGAGGTCTTTGCCATGGGCAGCCCGCATAGTCGCGAGGATGATCGCGCGGAAGCAGGCTATTACGCGACACGCTTTGCTTTGAGTGGCTTCATTGCGGAAGCCAGCAAAACCGTTACTGGAAGCGGTGGCGCTGTGTCGAGCGCGGCACTGGCGCTATTGCTGCGCAAAGTCGCAGAGCGTTTTGGTGTAGCAGTGACAGACAAAGCGATGGCACAGATGATTCCAGCCGCCGGTGCAATCGGCGGCGCGACGATCAATACCATCTTCATTACCCATTTTCAGGACATGGCGACGGGTCATTTCGTCATCCGCAAACTCGAGCGCAAGTACGGCGAATCATTGATCGCTGAGGCTTACCGCGCCCTTACCTGA
- a CDS encoding TDT family transporter — translation MGFLSAAPGNDPRQIVRQFTPNWFTANMGTGILALMLALFPYEHWGQQDLAQVLWSINSFFFALFSLLFLSRAVFYFRDFRRLFDHPLQSLFIGAIPMGFATIINGFFIIWPLSTASLAVATAFWWVDVFLALISVLLVPYFMFTSHQHSMERMTAAWLLPIVPPEVAAASGGLLAPHLAVGAAENVIYMSYILWSISVLLAMGILAILLLRLTLHKLPHQDMAVSSWLTLGPLGTGAMAMITLGNADFASFHGALAQMAQFAQMAGLMVALILWGFGLWWMCMAIFFTLRYLREGLPFNMGWWGFTFPLGVFNAATYLLADKTGFWIFAPLGAIFTILLAFFWIVVTRKSFLGMWTGQLFRAPCLSEETGLPTSCSISSGQQRQVRAR, via the coding sequence ATGGGCTTTCTCTCTGCTGCGCCGGGCAATGATCCGCGCCAAATCGTTCGTCAATTTACACCCAACTGGTTCACGGCCAACATGGGCACGGGTATTCTGGCTCTGATGTTGGCGCTCTTTCCCTACGAGCACTGGGGCCAGCAGGACTTGGCTCAGGTATTGTGGAGCATCAACAGCTTCTTTTTTGCGTTGTTCAGCCTACTCTTTTTGAGCCGGGCAGTCTTTTACTTTCGCGATTTTCGCCGACTGTTTGACCATCCGTTGCAATCGCTGTTCATCGGTGCCATCCCGATGGGATTCGCCACCATCATCAATGGATTTTTCATCATCTGGCCCCTCAGTACTGCGAGTCTTGCGGTCGCGACGGCGTTTTGGTGGGTGGATGTTTTTTTGGCCCTGATTTCGGTTTTGCTGGTGCCGTATTTCATGTTTACCAGCCATCAGCATAGCATGGAGCGAATGACTGCTGCGTGGCTCCTACCCATCGTTCCACCGGAGGTTGCTGCGGCGAGTGGGGGCCTGCTGGCACCGCACTTGGCGGTGGGAGCAGCGGAAAACGTTATTTACATGAGCTATATTCTTTGGTCCATTTCCGTCTTGTTAGCGATGGGCATCCTGGCCATTCTGTTGCTTCGCCTTACCTTGCACAAATTGCCGCATCAGGATATGGCGGTTTCGAGCTGGCTGACTCTTGGTCCCTTGGGCACCGGCGCCATGGCCATGATCACCTTGGGTAATGCAGATTTTGCCAGTTTTCATGGCGCGCTTGCGCAAATGGCACAGTTTGCGCAAATGGCCGGTTTGATGGTAGCCCTGATTCTCTGGGGTTTTGGCTTGTGGTGGATGTGTATGGCGATATTCTTCACCTTACGCTATCTGCGCGAAGGATTGCCCTTCAATATGGGCTGGTGGGGCTTTACCTTCCCCCTTGGCGTTTTTAATGCAGCAACCTATCTGCTAGCGGATAAAACGGGGTTCTGGATTTTTGCGCCTCTAGGCGCGATCTTCACCATCCTGCTCGCGTTTTTCTGGATCGTGGTTACGCGCAAGAGCTTTCTCGGCATGTGGACCGGTCAGCTATTCCGTGCCCCTTGTCTATCGGAAGAGACGGGTCTGCCCACATCGTGTTCCATCTCTTCTGGGCAGCAGCGTCAGGTAAGGGCGCGGTAA